A DNA window from Nitratidesulfovibrio sp. contains the following coding sequences:
- a CDS encoding CoB--CoM heterodisulfide reductase iron-sulfur subunit A family protein: protein MRIGVFVCHCGSNIGGTVDVPGVAEVARAYPDVVFSSDTMYACSEPGQAAIVDAIKEHALDGVVVASCTPRMHEPTFRRTVERAGLNRYMFEMANIREHVSWIGKDREANSNKAAELVRMAVEKLRLNAPLYPKSFDVTKRVLVIGGGVAGIQAALDCADGGIEVVLVERESTIGGKMAKLDKTFPTVDCSSCILGPKMVDVSQHPNIRLYAHAEVEKISGYVGNFKVDVRRKATYVDWELCTGCGLCMEKCPSKKSPDAFNEHVGVTTSINIPFPQAIPKKAIIDPTSCRQFVKGKCGVCAKVCPTGAIRYDMEDQVVTEDVGAIITATGYDLFDYTKYAEYGGGRYPDVITSLQYERLLSASGPTGGHVKRPSDGKEPKTVVFIQCVGSRDRSVDRPYCSGFCCMYTAKQAVLTKDHIPDSRSYVFYMDIRANGKMYEEFTRRAMEEYGVQYVRGRVSMIVPQGDTYLVRGVDTLLGEQVEVPADLVVLAVGAESSHGAPQLAEKLRISYDNYGFFMESHCKLRPVETNTAGVYLAGACQGPKDIPSSVGQGSAAAAKVLGLFSRGRLESDPQISQVDVRRCVGCGKCITTCPYGAIDWMELRGEMKARVIETVCQGCGICTVTCPQGAIQLQHFTDNQILAEVNALCLS from the coding sequence ATGAGAATAGGTGTTTTCGTCTGCCACTGCGGCAGCAACATCGGTGGCACCGTGGACGTGCCCGGCGTGGCCGAGGTGGCCCGCGCTTACCCCGACGTGGTCTTTTCCTCCGACACCATGTACGCGTGCTCCGAACCGGGGCAGGCGGCCATCGTGGACGCCATCAAGGAACACGCGCTGGATGGCGTGGTGGTTGCCTCGTGCACCCCGCGCATGCACGAACCCACCTTCCGCCGTACGGTGGAACGGGCCGGGCTGAACCGCTACATGTTCGAAATGGCCAACATCCGCGAGCATGTCTCGTGGATCGGCAAGGACCGCGAGGCCAACAGCAACAAGGCGGCGGAACTGGTCCGCATGGCCGTGGAAAAGCTGCGCCTGAACGCGCCGCTGTACCCCAAGTCGTTCGACGTGACCAAGCGCGTGCTGGTCATCGGCGGCGGGGTGGCGGGCATCCAGGCCGCGCTGGACTGTGCCGACGGCGGCATCGAAGTGGTGCTGGTGGAGCGCGAATCGACCATCGGCGGCAAGATGGCCAAGCTGGACAAGACCTTCCCCACCGTGGACTGTTCCAGCTGCATCCTGGGCCCCAAGATGGTGGACGTGTCGCAGCACCCCAACATCCGCCTGTACGCCCATGCCGAGGTAGAGAAGATCAGCGGCTACGTGGGCAACTTCAAGGTGGACGTGCGGCGCAAGGCTACCTACGTGGATTGGGAACTGTGTACCGGCTGCGGCCTGTGCATGGAAAAGTGCCCCAGCAAGAAGTCGCCCGATGCGTTCAACGAGCACGTGGGCGTCACCACCTCCATCAACATTCCGTTCCCGCAGGCCATCCCCAAGAAGGCCATCATCGATCCCACGTCCTGCCGCCAGTTCGTCAAGGGCAAGTGCGGCGTGTGCGCCAAGGTGTGCCCCACCGGGGCCATCCGCTACGACATGGAAGATCAGGTGGTGACCGAAGACGTGGGGGCCATCATCACGGCCACCGGCTACGACCTGTTCGACTACACCAAGTACGCGGAATACGGCGGCGGGCGCTACCCGGACGTGATCACCTCCTTGCAGTACGAACGGCTGTTGTCGGCATCCGGCCCCACGGGCGGGCACGTCAAGCGCCCGTCCGACGGAAAAGAGCCGAAGACCGTGGTGTTCATCCAGTGCGTGGGCTCGCGTGACCGCTCGGTGGACCGCCCGTATTGCAGCGGCTTCTGCTGCATGTACACCGCCAAGCAGGCGGTGCTGACCAAGGATCACATCCCCGATTCGCGCAGCTACGTGTTCTACATGGACATCCGCGCCAACGGGAAGATGTACGAGGAATTCACCCGCCGGGCCATGGAGGAATACGGCGTGCAGTACGTGCGCGGCCGCGTGTCCATGATTGTCCCGCAGGGCGACACCTACTTGGTGCGCGGGGTGGATACGCTGCTTGGCGAACAGGTGGAGGTGCCCGCCGACCTCGTGGTGCTGGCCGTGGGGGCGGAATCCTCGCACGGGGCACCGCAACTGGCCGAAAAGCTGCGCATCTCGTACGACAACTACGGCTTCTTCATGGAAAGCCATTGCAAGCTGCGTCCGGTGGAAACCAATACCGCGGGGGTCTACCTTGCCGGTGCGTGCCAGGGGCCCAAGGACATCCCGTCCTCGGTGGGGCAGGGCAGCGCGGCGGCGGCCAAGGTGCTGGGCCTTTTCTCGCGCGGCAGGCTGGAAAGCGACCCGCAGATATCGCAGGTGGACGTGCGCCGTTGCGTGGGCTGCGGCAAGTGCATCACCACCTGTCCCTACGGGGCCATCGACTGGATGGAACTGCGCGGCGAAATGAAGGCCCGCGTCATTGAAACGGTGTGCCAGGGCTGCGGTATCTGCACGGTCACCTGTCCGCAGGGGGCCATCCAGTTGCAGCACTTCACCGACAACCAGATCCTCGCGGAGGTCAACGCATTATGCCTGTCCTGA
- a CDS encoding hydrogenase iron-sulfur subunit has translation MPVLKGKELRVVGFLCNWCSYGGADTAGVGRFSQPTDLRIIRVPCSGRVDPMFVVKALLGGADGVLVSGCHPRDCHYSQGNFYARRRLETLKNFLPALGIDPDRFQYTWVSASEGQRWKNVVSNFVEKVHQLGHAPRIEEATPYLPLAEKGDTPHALRAPLRPLSYPAAGTLAASLEQLRDKIRAALPELDCVIGWQQGFDALHATPLFMRKPEDVDKLTWGPLNVHNLATYLPQFKNRKVGVVVKGCDSRSVIELLQEKLVEPDNVRVFGMPCEGVVDMTRVQKTLDAGNADGAMCADAAPSSVGVDGDSLSFEGEATARLKLADVVAEKCRTCDTPVPLLGDVVEGNASAPAGPAPDAPPSLEALDAMTPEQRRGFWRAQMDRCLRCYACRNACPMCVCRDHCIAESRDPHWTTQEGNVREKLQFQVIHALHLAGRCTECGECQRACPVNIPVLSLKQWMNRSVRTLFDYRAGVDVNAVPPLLAFAVEEKNIKEHGL, from the coding sequence ATGCCTGTCCTGAAGGGGAAGGAACTCCGCGTCGTAGGGTTCCTGTGCAACTGGTGTTCGTACGGCGGTGCCGATACCGCCGGGGTCGGGCGATTCTCGCAGCCCACGGACCTGCGCATCATCCGCGTGCCCTGTTCGGGCCGCGTGGATCCCATGTTCGTGGTCAAGGCGCTGCTGGGCGGCGCGGACGGGGTGCTGGTTTCCGGCTGCCACCCGCGCGACTGTCACTACAGCCAGGGCAATTTCTACGCCCGGCGCCGGCTTGAAACGCTGAAGAACTTCCTGCCCGCCCTCGGCATCGACCCGGACCGTTTCCAGTACACCTGGGTTTCCGCGTCGGAAGGGCAGCGCTGGAAGAACGTGGTCTCCAACTTCGTCGAAAAGGTGCATCAGTTGGGGCATGCCCCGCGCATAGAGGAAGCCACCCCGTACCTGCCGCTGGCGGAAAAGGGCGACACCCCGCACGCGTTGCGCGCCCCCCTGCGTCCTTTGTCGTACCCGGCTGCGGGAACGCTGGCCGCATCGCTGGAGCAACTGCGCGACAAGATCCGCGCGGCGCTGCCGGAACTGGATTGCGTCATCGGCTGGCAGCAGGGCTTTGACGCGCTGCACGCCACGCCGCTGTTCATGCGCAAGCCGGAAGACGTGGACAAGCTGACCTGGGGTCCGCTGAACGTGCACAACCTGGCCACCTACCTGCCGCAGTTCAAGAATCGCAAGGTGGGCGTGGTGGTGAAGGGCTGCGACAGCCGCTCGGTCATCGAACTGTTGCAGGAAAAGCTGGTGGAACCCGACAACGTGCGGGTGTTCGGCATGCCCTGCGAGGGCGTGGTGGACATGACCCGCGTGCAGAAAACGCTGGACGCGGGTAACGCGGATGGCGCGATGTGCGCAGACGCGGCGCCTTCTTCGGTGGGCGTTGACGGAGACAGCCTGTCCTTTGAAGGTGAAGCCACGGCTCGCCTGAAACTGGCCGACGTGGTGGCCGAAAAGTGCCGCACCTGCGACACCCCGGTGCCCCTCTTGGGCGACGTGGTGGAGGGCAACGCCTCCGCCCCGGCTGGCCCCGCGCCCGACGCGCCGCCCAGTCTCGAAGCCCTGGACGCCATGACCCCGGAACAGCGGCGCGGCTTCTGGCGCGCACAGATGGACCGTTGCCTGCGCTGCTACGCCTGCCGCAATGCGTGTCCCATGTGCGTGTGCCGCGACCACTGCATTGCCGAAAGCCGCGACCCGCACTGGACCACCCAGGAAGGCAACGTGCGCGAGAAGTTGCAGTTCCAGGTCATCCACGCCCTGCATCTGGCCGGGCGCTGCACCGAATGCGGCGAATGCCAGCGGGCCTGCCCGGTGAATATCCCGGTGCTGTCCCTCAAACAGTGGATGAACCGTTCGGTGCGCACCCTGTTCGACTACCGGGCCGGCGTTGACGTGAATGCGGTGCCGCCGTTGCTGGCCTTTGCCGTGGAAGAAAAGAACATCAAGGAGCATGGGCTGTGA
- a CDS encoding 4Fe-4S dicluster domain-containing protein — MSFARYIARGELARALDDMARGRVTYAPRREGDAVVFRPRAEGEEPLLARATVPPKGVIFPQSERLFAFIREKDPNDPGHTTVRLDSTVDIEPALIFGARPCDARGFHIFDRVYLNGPHRDPYYAARREATVVVTLACTKAGSTCFCHWTGCGPADTTGSDILLTPVGVGNDAGFVAVAVTERGGAVLERANLPEADTARADAAQAVHAATHAALEAQSPAPDLSATPARLLERFPDTGFWRDMSDKCLSCGACTYLCPTCYCFNITDENDGGDGMRGRRLRSWDNCMSSLFTREASGHNPRMGKALRLRNRVGHKFSYYPQLHEGVVSCNGCGRCITGCPVSVDIREMVVRATEANEETPNA, encoded by the coding sequence ATGAGCTTCGCACGATACATCGCGCGCGGCGAACTTGCCCGCGCCCTCGACGACATGGCGCGGGGCCGCGTGACGTATGCGCCCCGCCGGGAAGGTGACGCCGTGGTCTTCCGCCCCCGCGCGGAAGGCGAGGAACCGCTGCTGGCCCGCGCCACGGTGCCGCCCAAGGGCGTCATCTTTCCGCAGAGCGAGCGGCTGTTCGCCTTCATCCGCGAAAAGGACCCCAACGACCCCGGTCACACCACCGTGCGGCTGGATTCCACCGTGGACATTGAACCGGCGCTGATCTTCGGTGCCCGTCCGTGCGACGCGCGCGGCTTCCACATCTTCGACCGGGTCTACCTGAACGGCCCCCACCGCGACCCGTACTACGCGGCGCGGCGTGAGGCTACCGTGGTGGTCACCCTGGCCTGCACCAAGGCCGGATCCACCTGCTTCTGTCACTGGACCGGCTGCGGCCCGGCGGACACCACCGGTTCGGACATCCTGCTGACGCCCGTGGGCGTGGGCAATGACGCGGGCTTCGTGGCCGTGGCCGTCACCGAGCGCGGCGGCGCCGTGCTGGAGCGGGCCAACCTGCCCGAGGCCGACACCGCCCGTGCGGATGCCGCCCAGGCCGTGCACGCGGCCACCCATGCGGCGCTGGAGGCGCAAAGCCCGGCCCCGGACCTGTCCGCCACCCCGGCGCGCCTGCTGGAACGCTTTCCCGATACCGGCTTCTGGCGCGACATGTCGGACAAATGCCTGTCCTGCGGTGCGTGCACCTACCTGTGCCCCACCTGCTACTGCTTCAACATCACCGACGAGAACGACGGCGGCGACGGCATGCGCGGCAGACGCCTGCGCAGTTGGGACAACTGCATGTCCTCGCTGTTCACCCGCGAGGCCAGCGGCCACAACCCGCGCATGGGCAAGGCCCTGCGCCTGCGCAACCGCGTGGGCCACAAGTTCTCGTACTACCCGCAACTGCACGAGGGCGTGGTGTCGTGCAACGGCTGCGGTCGTTGCATCACCGGCTGCCCGGTATCCGTGGACATCCGCGAGATGGTGGTGCGCGCCACCGAAGCCAATGAGGAGACCCCCAATGCCTGA
- a CDS encoding FAD/NAD(P)-binding protein, translated as MPDAITPQAGAHATTLGSGFTDNPYLPDVATVLETVQETPAIKTLRVRIDDPARMEAFRFNPGQVGQLSLFGVGESTFVINSPPTRMDYLQFSIMRAGEVTAALHGLKPGDKVGVRAPLGNWFPLENMRGKDIVFVGGGIGMAPLRTLLLYMLDNRADYGNITLLYGARTPGDMAFRDDVQEWLARTDMQATLTVDQAPEDWPHRAGLIPHVLLDLAPSNANSVAVLCGPPIMIKFTVEALKKLHFADEQIYTTLERRMKCGIGICGRCNIGTKYVCVDGPVFTYAELRDLPNEL; from the coding sequence ATGCCTGATGCCATCACCCCGCAAGCGGGCGCGCACGCCACCACCCTGGGCTCGGGGTTCACCGACAACCCCTACCTGCCCGACGTGGCCACCGTGCTGGAAACCGTGCAGGAAACCCCGGCCATCAAGACCCTGCGCGTGCGCATCGATGATCCGGCGCGCATGGAGGCCTTCCGTTTCAATCCCGGCCAGGTGGGCCAGCTTTCGCTGTTCGGCGTGGGCGAATCCACCTTCGTCATCAACTCGCCGCCCACCCGCATGGACTACCTGCAATTCAGCATCATGCGCGCGGGCGAGGTGACCGCCGCCCTGCACGGGCTGAAGCCCGGCGACAAGGTGGGCGTGCGCGCGCCGCTGGGCAACTGGTTTCCGTTAGAGAACATGCGCGGCAAGGACATCGTGTTCGTGGGCGGCGGCATCGGCATGGCCCCGCTGCGCACCCTGCTGCTGTACATGCTGGACAATCGCGCCGACTACGGCAACATCACGCTGCTGTACGGGGCGCGTACCCCCGGTGACATGGCCTTCCGCGACGACGTGCAGGAATGGCTGGCGCGCACCGACATGCAGGCCACGCTGACCGTGGACCAGGCCCCGGAAGACTGGCCGCACCGCGCGGGGCTGATCCCCCACGTGCTGCTGGACCTGGCCCCGTCCAATGCGAACAGCGTGGCCGTGCTGTGCGGCCCGCCCATCATGATCAAGTTCACGGTGGAGGCGCTGAAGAAGCTGCACTTCGCCGATGAGCAGATCTACACCACGCTGGAGCGGCGCATGAAGTGCGGTATCGGCATCTGCGGGCGCTGCAACATCGGCACGAAATACGTGTGTGTCGACGGGCCGGTGTTTACCTACGCCGAACTGCGCGACTTGCCCAACGAACTCTAA
- a CDS encoding ferritin family protein — protein MAEFFNAADVTAAAIRIEQRGQDVYNQAVAMATSPEVKALFEHLAAEEAKHEAIFRAMADRVGPVELPAWSIAAEYVEYLHALLDSHALFTQAGTLTALKGAAADHATALRMAIQFEKDTLLFFTEMRELVPAQEKAAVDACIAEERVHLRALTAMLAQVHA, from the coding sequence ATGGCCGAGTTCTTCAACGCCGCAGACGTCACCGCCGCCGCCATCCGCATCGAGCAGCGCGGCCAGGACGTGTACAATCAGGCCGTGGCCATGGCCACCAGTCCCGAGGTCAAGGCGCTGTTCGAGCACCTTGCCGCCGAAGAGGCCAAGCACGAGGCAATCTTTCGCGCCATGGCCGACCGCGTCGGCCCCGTGGAACTGCCTGCGTGGAGCATTGCCGCCGAGTATGTGGAATACCTGCACGCGCTGCTCGATTCGCACGCGCTGTTTACCCAGGCCGGTACCCTGACCGCGCTCAAGGGCGCCGCCGCCGACCACGCCACCGCCCTGCGCATGGCCATCCAGTTCGAGAAGGACACCCTGCTGTTCTTCACCGAAATGCGCGAGCTGGTGCCCGCCCAGGAAAAGGCGGCGGTGGATGCCTGCATCGCGGAAGAACGCGTCCATCTGCGCGCCCTTACCGCCATGCTGGCCCAGGTGCACGCCTAG